GTGGACCACCGGTCCGCCTGCAGACAGTGAATATGCTGTGCTGCCGGTAGGGCTTGCGATGATTATTCCGTCAGCGGTGTAGGTCACGATAAATTTGTTGTCGGCGAATGTGTTCAACCCGAGCATTCGTGCGAATGGCCCTTTTGATACCACGACATCATTGAGTGCATAAAACGATCCGATCTGCTCATCATTACGAGTCACAGTTGTCTTGAGGACCACTCTTTCGCTTATCGTGTAATCACCGTCCAGAATCCTAGCCAGTGCAGCTTTTGCTTCATCAGGATGCGTCTCCGTGATGAACCCGTATTGACCGAAGTTGACGCCGATCATAAGCGTTCCGCGAGGAGCCGCGAGCCTGCCCCAACGCAGCATTGTCCCGTCGCCACCGAGCACCATCAGCAGGTCTGCGTCCAGCACTTCCGCCTCCGTGACGGCGAACTGCGGCCTTCCCATGCCTTCGGCCACATCCTCTGCTATAAGTGGACGCACGTGCCGCTCTGCGAGCCAGTCCACCAGTTCGGCGGCAAGCTGCACGGCGTCCTCTTTATTCGGATTTGGCGCAAGACCGATTGTCTTCAATATTTTTACTCACGTTCGGGCTAAAAGCAGATTCCTCGACTTCCAAAGAGCTGAGAGTGGAGAGTGGAGAGCAGAGAGTCCAGACTCCACGTTTTCATTCTCAGTGACGGATCGGCATCTCATGACTTGATTCTTAAGAAACCGTCCTCAAAATTGTGCCGATCACCGTCACCCGTCACCCGTTACCCGTTACCTGGCACCCGATACCTGGCACCCGATACCTGGCACCCGTCACCCGACACCCATCACGCTCCGGGGTTCTCAAGTCCGGGTTTTTCACCAAAGCGCTCAAGGTTCTTGATGGCTTCTTCGTTCTTAGGGTCTATCTGAAGGGCTTTGCGATACTGCTCTTTGGCCTGATCGATCTGGCCTTTCTTTTCAAGCTCCACACCCAGGTTATTGTAAGCGGGCGCAAATTTGGGATCCAGGCTGATCGCTTGCTTATACTTCTCTATGGCCCCGTCCGATTTGTCCATTTTCGCAAGAGCCGATCCTATGCCGAAATATGCGCTGCCGGATTTAGGGTCGAGTTTTACAGCAGTATTATATGCTTCCAATGCCTTGTCGTTTTTGCCGTCTGTGAGATAGATGTATCCAAGGTTTAGTGCTGCGCCTGCATTGTTCGGGTCTGCTGCAAGCAGCCCTGTCCAGGCCTTTTCCGCCTCGGCATTTTTGTCCAATGAGGTGTAGACAGTTGCGAGGTTCTGCCATGCCGGTGCAAATTTCGGGTCTTTTGTGGTCGCTTCAGACATCTTTTCGATTCCTTCATCGACCTTACCCGCCTTGAACAATGCCCATCCCAAGTAGGCCAGAGTCTCGACATCATCGGGTTTTGTTTTAAGAGCAGCTCTGAACGCTTCCGTAGAATCCAGGAATTTGTTCTCTTTCAGATAGAGCACACCAAGGTTATACTGAGGGATAAACTCTTCAGGTTTGATCTTGGCGGCGGCTTCATATTGCGCCAGAGCTTTTTCATCTTCGCCCTTAGCAGCAAAAATTGCGGCAAGGCCGGTGCGTGCGGCATAGTTCTGTGGATCGGCAGCGCTCGCTTTTTCAAAAGCTGAACATGCATCCCTTGTGTTGTTATTGTTATTAAGCGCTATGCCCAGATTCACCCAGAAGTCGGCATTCTGCGGCGTTAATCTGGTGGCTTTTCGCAGTTCGGCTATTCCCTCGTCAGCTTTGCCGATCTCTCCAAGCGCGAGGCCGAGGTTGTTGTGAATATTTGCATCATTCGGGCTTAGCGCGGCCGCTTTATTGAACTCTTCGACTGCATTCTGCGAGTCCTGCAACTTGAAATATGAGTTACCCAGCCAGTAATGTGCTTCAGCCCAGTCCTTGCGCTGATTAGCGGCCTCTTGGAATTCAGGCACAGCAGATTTGGCATCGCCGGTCTGCAGATAGGCCATGCCCAGGTTGA
This genomic window from bacterium contains:
- a CDS encoding tetratricopeptide repeat protein; its protein translation is MNRFCFMMRNILPIILVALLVPMAANANTEDGVKLYKQGKVDEAIVSLSQTAKSNPKDATCRRWLGYIYLSQKKFDDALVVLKEARALNSDGSDLRFNLGMAYLQTGDAKSAVPEFQEAANQRKDWAEAHYWLGNSYFKLQDSQNAVEEFNKAAALSPNDANIHNNLGLALGEIGKADEGIAELRKATRLTPQNADFWVNLGIALNNNNNTRDACSAFEKASAADPQNYAARTGLAAIFAAKGEDEKALAQYEAAAKIKPEEFIPQYNLGVLYLKENKFLDSTEAFRAALKTKPDDVETLAYLGWALFKAGKVDEGIEKMSEATTKDPKFAPAWQNLATVYTSLDKNAEAEKAWTGLLAADPNNAGAALNLGYIYLTDGKNDKALEAYNTAVKLDPKSGSAYFGIGSALAKMDKSDGAIEKYKQAISLDPKFAPAYNNLGVELEKKGQIDQAKEQYRKALQIDPKNEEAIKNLERFGEKPGLENPGA
- a CDS encoding NAD(+)/NADH kinase, which produces MKTIGLAPNPNKEDAVQLAAELVDWLAERHVRPLIAEDVAEGMGRPQFAVTEAEVLDADLLMVLGGDGTMLRWGRLAAPRGTLMIGVNFGQYGFITETHPDEAKAALARILDGDYTISERVVLKTTVTRNDEQIGSFYALNDVVVSKGPFARMLGLNTFADNKFIVTYTADGIIIASPTGSTAYSLSAGGPVVHPDVDVLIITPICPHTMNARSLVVPDTESVQIVPECREDKPDIMVTVDGQLGQHLICGDKVEVSKADFTARLVQLNAHSFYSKLQRRLHWGQRFSGGQ